One genomic region from Pararge aegeria chromosome 14, ilParAegt1.1, whole genome shotgun sequence encodes:
- the LOC120629525 gene encoding 26S proteasome non-ATPase regulatory subunit 4, whose amino-acid sequence MVLESTMICVDNSDYMRNGDFLPTRLQAQQDAVNLVCHSKTRTNPENNVGLLTLANVEVLATLTSDVGRILSKLHRVQPNGDINILTGIRIAHLALKHRQGKNHKMRIVVFVGSPINTDEKELVKLAKRLKKEKVNCDVVSFGEDSDNNPLLTSFVNTLNGKENTAGGSHLVSVPSGGCVVLSEALISSPVIGGDGAGPSGSGLSPFEFGVDPNEDPELALALRVSMEEQRQRQEEETRRQQTTTEGEAEKPGEAPNTAVERPMGMSLGREAMELSEEEQIALAMQMSMQQDTPQTEESMDVSEEYAEVMNDPAFLQSVLENLPGVDPQSEAIRNAMSTIKKDKDEKEDKDQKEKDGKGSGSKEN is encoded by the coding sequence ATGGTTCTTGAGAGTACGATGATTTGTGTGGACAACAGTGATTATATGAGAAATGGAGATTTCCTACCAACAAGGCTGCAGGCTCAGCAAGATGCCGTAAATTTGGTATGTCATTCTAAAACACGAACAAATCCTGAAAATAATGTCGGTTTACTGACTTTGGCGAATGTGGAAGTGCTTGCTACATTGACTAGCGATGTCGGTCGAATCCTATCCAAGTTACACCGCGTTCAGCCTAATGGAGATATCAATATACTGACCGGAATAAGAATTGCACACTTAGCTCTAAAGCATCGTCAAGGGAAAAATCACAAAATGAGAATTGTAGTTTTTGTGGGTTCGCCGATAAACACGGATGAGAAAGAGCTCGTTAAACTTGCTAAAAGGTTGAAGAAGGAGAAGGTTAATTGCGATGTTGTCTCATTTGGTGAAGATTCTGATAATAATCCTCTGCTAACGTCCTTTGTGAACACCCTGAACGGCAAAGAGAATACAGCTGGTGGTAGTCACCTGGTGTCTGTACCATCTGGTGGCTGTGTGGTTCTGTCTGAAGCCTTGATCTCCAGCCCAGTTATTGGTGGTGATGGAGCTGGTCCTTCAGGGTCTGGATTGTCGCCGTTCGAGTTTGGTGTTGATCCAAATGAAGATCCAGAACTTGCTCTCGCTCTTAGAGTATCTATGGAAGAACAAAGACAACGCCAGGAGGAAGAAACACGTCGCCAGCAGACAACTACTGAAGGTGAGGCTGAGAAACCTGGTGAAGCTCCAAACACTGCTGTGGAGAGACCGATGGGCATGTCACTTGGTCGAGAAGCCATGGAGCTGTCTGAGGAAGAGCAGATAGCTCTTGCAATGCAAATGAGCATGCAACAAGATACACCACAGACTGAAGAGAGTATGGATGTGTCTGAAGAGTATGCAGAGGTAATGAATGATCCAGCATTCTTACAAAGTGTTTTAGAAAACCTACCAGGTGTGGATCCCCAGAGCGAGGCTATCCGAAATGCCATGTCCACAATCAAAAAGGACAAAGATGAGAAGGAGGATAAAGATCAGAAAGAGAAAGATGGAAAGGGCTCAGGGTCAAAAGAAAATTGA
- the LOC120629186 gene encoding putative ATP synthase subunit f, mitochondrial: MAIGDYPKEYNPAVHGPYDPARYYGKPDTPFGQVKLSEVGSWLARRNKSPSAFMGACSRAWWSWQHKYMQPKRVNAAPFFQLLVGSMTFFYVINYGKIKHHRSYKYH, translated from the exons ATGGCTATCGGTGACTATCCGAAAGAGTACAACCCAGCAGTTCATGGACCATATGATCCAGCGCGTTACTATGGAAAGC CCGACACTCCTTTCGGGCAGGTTAAGTTGAGCGAGGTGGGATCATGGCTCGCACGCAGGAACAAAAGCCCATCTGCGTTCATGGGTGCCTGCAGCCgag cttgGTGGAGTTGGCAGCACAAGTATATGCAGCCAAAAAGAGTTAATGCAGCTCCGTTTTTCCAATTACTTGTTGGCAGTATGACATTCTTCTACGTGATCAACTACGGCAAAATCA agCACCACAGAAGCTACAAATACCACTAA
- the LOC120629185 gene encoding mesencephalic astrocyte-derived neurotrophic factor homolog: MCKFSVFYLLLLAAVLQITSALKEGECEVCIKTVEKFAATLSDDVKKDTKRIETEFKKFCKGTKNKENRFCYYLGGLEESATGILGELSKPLSWSMPADKICEKLKKKDAQICDLRFDKQIDLNNVDLKKLKVRDLKKILNDWDEVCDGCIEKTDFIKRIEELKPKYMGRSDL; the protein is encoded by the coding sequence atgtgtaaatttagtgtgttttatttattacttctcGCGGCGGTGTTGCAAATTACCAGCGCACTAAAAGAAGGCGAATGTGAAGTATGCATAAAAACAGTAGAGAAATTCGCGGCCACGTTATCCGATGACGTAAAGAAAGACACAAAACGAATCGAAACAGAGTTCAAAAAGTTCTGTAAAGGTACAAAGAATAAGGAGAATCGGTTCTGTTACTATTTAGGAGGGCTTGAAGAGTCGGCAACCGGCATTCTCGGTGAACTGTCCAAACCTCTGAGTTGGTCCATGCCTGCTGATAAAATCTGtgagaaactgaaaaaaaaggACGCACAAATTTGCGATCTTCGCTTCGACAAGCAAATTGACTTGAACAATGTTGATCTAAAGAAACTGAAAGTTCGGGATCTTAAGAAGATTTTAAATGACTGGGACGAAGTGTGTGACGGCTGCATCGAGAAGACTGACTTTATCAAAAGGATAGAAGAGTTAAAACCCAAATATATGGGCAGATCTGATTTGTAA